The Notamacropus eugenii isolate mMacEug1 chromosome 4, mMacEug1.pri_v2, whole genome shotgun sequence DNA window ccttgccccttgggaggaggaggattcctctctcctgaggaagaattcaccctgcacatgtaactaagaccctgaataaagcctaacccttgttcgactctggaaagtctcttctctcaacacgtttatctggctgatctccgaagacctgcgagaggtaagaaggctcgggtagcccttcggcctctaGGCCAAACAGTCCCTGGTTAATTAAaaattgaagattttaaaaaataaagcctgCTTAGTGGGGATGAGAGAAAAGAGTTACACTAATGTTGTAACTAAtggctggtggagctatgaactggtcctttcactctggagaacaatttggagctatgcccaaagggttataaaaatgtgcatactcttagacccagaaataccacttctagggctatatcccaaagagatcataaaaatgggaaaaggtcccacatggacaaaaatatttatagtaactttttctggtggccaagaactggaaatcaaggggatgcccatcaattggggaatgactgaacaagttgtggtatatgaatgtaatggaatactattgtactataagaaatgatgaagaggcagacttcagaaaaacctggaaagacttatatgaaccgacgctgagtgaagtgagcagaaccaggacattatacacagtaacagccacactggcAAGGACTGTTTTGATAGAtgtagcccttcacagcaatgtaaggactcatgaggcaaaatgccatccacattcagagaaagaactatggagccacAACACAgaatgaaagactatttttttctttgttttgttttgtttttctcatggtttctcccattcattttaattcttctatgcaaaatgactaatgtgaaaatgtgtttgatagaacccatataagattgcatgtcgtcttggggagggagtgagaagggagggggagaaaatttggaattcattgttgagattgttgaaaattgaaaacaaataaaataataaatttggagaaaaaaaaaaactgtgcctACCTATGgactcagaaataccactactaggtctgtatcccaaaaagatcaaaggaaaaggaactatatgtacaaaaatatttatagcagctcttgttctggtggcaaagaattgaaaatgaggaGATGCCCATGCATTAGGAAATGGCTTAAcaggctgtggtatatgattgggatagaatactattgtgatacAGAAAATGAGGaatgggatggtttcagaaaatcctgggaatttatatgaaatgatgcaaaataaagcaagcagaaccagaagaccaTTGTACACAATACAGCATTGTtaacaataatcaactgtgaaagacttactctgatcaatataatgacccACAATCCCAGAGGaatcatgaggaaaaatgctaccctcctccagagagagaacaaatgaaCTCAAGAGTATagattaaatcatattttttcactttatttttttggtaacatggctaatacagaaatgttttacatgacttcacacaTATAATAGGTATCATATTCCTCCCCTTTTCAATGGGAGGGGAAAAGGCTagggagggaatttagaactcaaaataaaaatataaatattaaaaaataaacaatttttaaaaaattaaacctgCCTAGGCCTTAAGGATTGGGCTTTCTCCCTACAATCCAGAGAATGAACAAGAGTACAGCCCAGGGGTCCAAGAAATATAGAAGTTGTATATCCTTTCAGTTTGTGACATATTGCATATGCATGTGCATTACAGGCACTCAGGAACATGCATATACAATAGCTATAGACTAGGGAACTCTATAGAATTCCAGGTTACATATATCTGTGGGACTAACAAAGCATAGGGAGAGCGTAGGAGGCATTAAGTCTTGACCAGGCAGGAGCCATGCACCAAGGAGGTGGGGGGTGTGGAGCCCCCTCCCCTAGAACCAGATTCCCTGCCCCCATGCTCTCCAGGAAGCTTTAGACACCATGAGACCACTTGTCTCTTCTGGGTAAAAtggaagctcctggagggcaagaatgaattcatttttgtctttatgtccccagcacctagcagaaTGCCTGACATATATTAACGCCTTAATAAAGTTTTAAATGAATGAGGGAGGTTCCTTCACCATCACTATTATGATTCTTGGGTCCCTCTGTCCCTCTATAAACAGCTAAACAGAGAAACTCCCTTCTTCCCCCACAAATGTAATCCCAAGGGAGAGGATGTTTCTGACACTTCACACCATCATACTACACACTCCAACAGTCGTGGTGTGTAGTACCACCCATATCTCAGACCTTGTGCATCAGTCTTTGGGGTACCAATGATCTGAGATGACTGCCTGAGATGGCTCCAACTTTCTTCCTCCACTCCTACAACAGAAGGTATTTCACGTTCCCTTGTCCCTCAACAGTTTATCCTGGAGGAAGCCAAATCTCAGATTTGTCAGtgccccagttccttcaatctcCGTTCAAGAGACCCAGGGAGGGTAAAGGAAagtgtttactcatttttctccACGGGATAGACTTTTCAATATCTTAGAGCTCCAAAAAGtggtatgtatgtaaatatgaaaagagaggaaaatttcACTAGGAGAGGTCAAAAATGAGAAACTCCTAGTTTATTTCTATAGTTGGGAAAAGCCCATccctaacctcagtttcctaaaagcATGCCCAATCACTCACTCTCTAGGCTAAGAAAAGACTGTACAGGTATCTTTTATGTTGGGTCAACTATTTTTTACAGATTTCCAAACTTAAAGAATTAGGTAATGTTGAGcactaattcattttacaaaacCTACCACCTCAAACTTGATTTGGTTTCTTTTCAGGCCAGTAGATAGAATTTGTCAGAAGGCAGAATCCGGTGGCTAAGTATGAGAGTATTGCCTATAACATAACCTAAATTACCCCACCCAAAAGAAGAACAAGACTAAGTTCCAAGAAGACCAGAATTGAGATCCCCAGACACTGAATTAGCATGATCTGAGACAAGGCTGATAGGAAGAAGTGAAATAAGAGATGCTAGAATGAGAAACACCCATGTCATGAGTCTGACCACAATACGAACTCATTATTCacaaaaaaagtatttgattcaATCTATAGGGAAACATCTCTCCAATTCTATATGAAAACCCATAGGAAAAAGTGAATTCTCCTCATAGCCAGCTCCATAAAGGGACCCTTGGATTAAGTAAactgctccttgagggcatgacTTTGTAAGTGTCTTTTCCCCAGTAGTCCCAGGCTCTGAGGGCACTGTTAAGCACCACTGCAGATTCGACCAATACTTGACATTATCTGTAAAGACTACCTGGGGCTCTGTTTGACCTGGACAGTCAGAGATGCATCAAGTTACCCTGAAGGACTCCCTACATTATTTAAGTCTtgtttcttcatgtgaaaaatgagaaggttggagtaAACAAcccccaaggtcccttctagctctacattcAGGATCCCATGAACAACTCACACCTTTTAGAacatcctttcccttcccctctggaCCTGTCACAACTTTTCTGGACTCGTTTCTGAAGCTACAgcagatcagaggtgtcaaacagaAGCCCCAACCACACTGTAGCCTGCAATACTCAGGCCTGAACCACATTAAAAtatcattgggaaatatttaacaaaataaataaaaatacaatagaacacagataatgtgaatgtgttgttttctaagtcaatctgcAGCCCTAAGAGAACCTTATTTATGGTTTGGTaaccccatttctatttgagtttgaccccaaTGGATCAAATGACTCCTGGTTTTAAACCTAAAATAGGACCTACAAGATTGTAAGTTCCATAAGGGCAGGAaccacataattttatttttctctctcagcaTTTAGTAGACTCTACATAGAGTAGGTTCTTAAATGTGATTTCGGTTGAATTTGCTCAATCCTACAATTAACTGCTCATCTAGGAGCTCAAAGAAGGGGCAAGTCTCCAAACCCAAAAAGCTTGACTCAGCATTCAAAAAAGAGTCAATAATCAAGTATAAGGTACTATGTACTAGGTGCTGTGGAGGAAAGCAAGATAATAACTCatattacaaagcacttttccccCAACAATTCTGAGGTAGGTAGAGCAAGTGTAATTGCAGattgaaaaaaaacaatcctgaaaaataaaacactgtccttgccctcaaggagcttgcctGGGTGCAACTGAAAATGGCCTAAAGGATTTCTAGCAGTCTGGCTTCAAAAAATACACGGTGTCCCAGAAGCCTTAGAGCAGTGTTTAAGCCCAAACAgatttaaactgcactaagacttttgggacaccctgtgcAATAGAATTGCCAGCAGCAAGGGGAAAAGGCAATAAAAGTGGGCAGACTGGCCtgagagataaaaataaagaaccAGTCCAGCTCTTCTCTAAAAACTCTGGGTAATAAATGAGTCTGAAACACTGTCACAGATAGTACTGGGCTTTGCTGTAGCCATGGCCATAAACCGAAGAAAAATGTTTGGGAATAGATGAACTGTTGGCATGTCTTTTCACCCATATACAGGGTAACAAATGGGCCTAAACAGTAGGCCAATGACCAGGAGGTACTGGGAGTAAGGAGGGTGCCAGGGCCACTGGGCCTGGTCCATTGTTCAATGCTGGGACAGTTTAAATGGTCTGTGTTTAATATCAACTGACACTTTACACAGGAGCAAAATTTTCTCTCAGTGCATTTACACAGAAGAGgctagaatatttttaaaaatacatatatattccagCTGTGTCTAACTTTGGGAGGGTGTCCTGTTTCATTCTCATGTAGTTTCACTTCTCATTATGGCTTCTCCCTACAAGTAGCCTGTGCCGCTGCAAGTCTCAGCTAACAATGGAATCTTTTCAAAAAAGGTCAGTTCAAGATATGAGGACCCTGTTCAGAATTTCTCCAGGTGCATTTAACAGGCACTGTTCATGTTGTTCTCCATTCAGGGGCTGGTGACAGAGTCCACCAGGGTGAGGCTCCTGCAGAAGACAATCAGCTAGACAGCCCAGTGGCATAAGAAACATTTGTACTTTTTCTGCTTTACCAGGCGAGGGGGTAGTGGTGACAACAGCAGTGACCCTCAAGTCTAGGATGTCCCTCAGTTGCATGAATTATGGGAAACTTCTTCAGTCCTGAGGCAGAAAAGGAAGTTGGTGTCTTTCAAATGCACCCAATCCAAACTGTGACTAAGCCAGGGTAAGCAGCAGTGTTGCAGAAATTGTTATTGCTCAGTACATTCTTATTTCATGCTGACATTCCATTTTGGCCAATCCCTGCCTCCTGTCCCTGATTCAGAAAAAATCAGAGCCTCTTAGGGAGGGTAAATAAAAGGAATGCCAGCATTGTCTGTGCTCTTTGCAAGAGGGCCCTTAGAGAGGTAAGGACATAGGAGAGCAGCCATTTCCAGATCCTCTATCTTCATCCACATTATCAGTCAGTTTCCCTCTTCCTCAGAGGGCTGTTGGACATCTAATCTGACTCTGCCCCCTCTGCTGGCACACCTCTCCACCAGCCTGGAGAACCACTAACGCACACTGCAGTCCCCATCCTGCAGTTTCTCTTGCTCCATGGCATAGACCAGGTCCTGAACAAACCTCATCTCTGATGCCACCTGCTTAGCCAGGGCCTCAAAGCGGTTCTCCAGGCGGCTAAACCGGCGCTTCAGCCCATTAGCCCCCAGCAGAGCTCCCTTAGCCTCTTCTTGGGCCTGCCTTTTCAGTGCCTCTGTCTTGTGCAGCTCCTGGCGAAGCAGTCTCAGGTCCTGGCCAATGCTCTCATTCTCCTCTTTATACCAGGCCTCCTTCTCCTCGTAGATAGAAGTCAGGACCTCGATGTCCTCACGGAACAGTTTCTTGCTTCGCCCCAGCTCCCGCAGGCCCTCTTCAGCTGCTGCCACCTCCTCTAGAACCTTAGAAAAGCGTTCAAAGTTGATGTATGTGTTGTTCGGGGGCATACTTGAGTGGGATTTGATAGTGTATTCCTTGAGACGGGTTGTCTTCAGTCGCCGACGCTCTGGCTTCTTGCCACTGTCCTCATTCCGCACATTCCTCCTCTTAATCACCTGCATGGGGTAAGAGAGTAGTTGGGTATACAAGGACTTCTTTAGGGCAAAGTGACCTGCAAAGAGGGCTAGGGAATGCTCTATACTAATGACAAGATCAGGTACTGAGGGAAGAATGCTGTGAAATTCTTTCAGTATGAGTTGAATGTGAGGGGAAAACTATCCAGGAAAAAAAGTCTTCAAGTAAGCCTACTAGGGCTGTGTAGCGAAGAAGCAGGACTTCAGGATTTCCCCAAGTTCCTCTCCAAGAAGCTACAAGACAAACAGCGTTCCTTGGACATGATCAGTCTCTCTTATCCACTGACCCTGCCCAATGGCTGCCCCTCAGCAGACTACAGGTATAGAATCCCCAAAATACCCTGCAATGGGAAGACACCATTCTCATCCTATGAACAAAGCTAGACTGAGACAACTCAAAAAGTCAAGTTCAGTTTTGACTGAAACCACTAAGTTAGTCCATGAAAATGCTCCTCCAAACTATGAGCTCAATGCCCTGGGAACCCAAGGGCAGAGTGGGCTAAACTCTACTCACCTTAATCCATGAGTGCTCCAGGCTCTGCTCAATGGTCATCCTTTTCCTGGAATAATACCATCatatgtttatatagcactttatactttcaaaacacttttcaaacacaATCTGATTCCAACCTCAACCCATGTTATGTAAGTGTGATATGTATTATTCCTACTTGACAAACAGAAAAACTAAGTCACAGAAAGATTAGTTGAAGCACCTGGCCAGGACAGGAGGGAGAGTGATATTTCAAGTCAACAGTTTGAAAGAAGGAGCAATTTGTCGACATCAGATTTAAACATCAAAATGATGGGTGAATGGCTGTACCTGCTTTTTGGGATAAGCATTTGGCTCTGATGTTCATTATCAAGTtatggtttgtttggtttttttaattctGTGCCTGAAATTCTCATTGGCTTGAAAATAGTAAATAACATCCATTATTCCCTTAGGCCAATAATGGGAATAGTTCAAGGGACAAAGCAGGAACCAAAATGAcagaagtggggaggagagaaataataTCTAATAGctctattctgtatatatatatgttcaaaaCTGAATATCCCATCCCTCATGTGTAGCTGAATTCTCAAATTTGTTAGTTTTTATACATCATTTCATTGACTAAAGATTTAATtaaatggaagaaacaaaaggagaaattagACTCATTCATGACCCACCACCTCTagtccagagttggaagggatatcCATTCAAAGCCCCCATTAACCAATAAGCAAGTCCCAAGAACATAAATGACTTTGTCAAAGTTAAATATTAGTGAGCAGCAGTGGTAGGATTCCAATCCAAGCCTTCTTACTACCGAAGCAAATTCTTCCCACACCATAGATACCATTCAGTTATAGTCCTACCGCCTCCCAAGGCCCCCAGAACCTCATACTTGGGGTCTTTGACAAGCAGCCGACGGATGAAGTCCTTAGCCAGCTCACTGGTATTACTGAAGTACTCTTCATCAAAGTCATAGTTCACAGCTGAAATGTTGGTGAGAGTCTCCTGCTTGGTTTCACCCAAGAATGGTGATGCTCCACtcaaactagaaaaaatatacatagatCTCATCAAAGAGGGCTCATCAAACCTCTGAGCCCACACCAGCCCAAGAGTCAAGGTACCCCAATGCCTGCATCAGGTAAACAAATTCCAGAAGTCACGGGAGCCAAAAACATGAGAAGGACAAAGTCCTTGTTCTTTTACTTAGCAGGACAAATAACCAGTCTGGGTTTAAACAGCACTTTTCCAAGTACAGCCCTGCGTTGCCAATTCTAGAAAGCACAAGGTCATCACCCAAGACCTATCTCCTCAGTCCTCCAATAACTAACAACCACTTGGTTTaccccattttataagtgagggaAGTATGCTTCACCCTCCTGTGAAAAGTCAGGAAACTACTGAGCCTTCTGGCATTCGTAGTACCAACCATAGAGCCCCATGTGCGCCAGCCATGCAACACAAGGACAATCAGAATGAGCATCACAAGGACCTTCCCCATCTGAGGACAAGAAACACAACTACTCTTTTGCTATCCACCACAACATCAATTACAGGGCAAAACATTTTCTATATGCTCAAAAATTGCTTGTTGGAGAATGAATTGACATGCCATTGATATCCTCTCCTAACCAGAGACATTTGCAAGAAGAATTAAACATGAAAATACTCACAGAATGTATGTGATCACTCCAATGCtcctgagaaaggaaagagaagaaaggaataggGTCACTATGGAACGTTATTCTATAACTCCAGTGAGTTACTAAGAAGAAATAATGAGGCCCACAGAAGGGGCAAAGCCTATGCTTTTTCTTCAACACAGCTCTATCCAGAGCATTTCTGGATACAAAGAGTGGCAACCCCACTCTGGACTTGCCATGATCAAGGCAAAAGTTTAAAAGCAGAGAAGACTACAGAAAGGAGACTTTTGGAAGATGGCAAGGATATAAGGTTGATAAACCTCACTAGAATTCCTAGGATTTCAGAGACTAGGAGACATAGGCAAGTATGCCCTTATACACTTGGCCAAAAACCTTCCCCTCCTTGGACCTTAATTTTCCCTCCTTGTAAAGTGAGGAAATTGGATCATATCAACTCCATGATGGCTCTTGATTGCTAATACTGTAGGTTCATGTACCAGTTTGCCTAAAAATCATCTCCATACTCTGAGGACCAAAGCAGAGCTCAAGAAGCCAGGTAATGCCATGAAGCATTCACCAGTCTCTAGTCCCAGACTGAGATGGCCAAAAGACAGCTCCCTGTATAGTGGACTAAATATAGGCTCCTTCTAGGAAACATGATGCATTAAATCAGGGAGACtagctggagaaaggaagaaggagggagaagagagcaaaAGATCAATGGCAGACCTACATCCCATCCCTACCACTGGGTTTTAATGTTTCAAGTGAGGGAAGAAGTCATAGGAACAAGTCAATCTGTTTCCCTGCCTTAGCCTTGAGCCTCATAAGGCTGTTAGAGGTAGGGACTGGTCTGATCATTCCCATTCCTTTAAGAGATGTGTGTAAAAAGGAATGAGAGacactatattaaaaaaaagctgCCTCACCTGTCATACTaagagaaacaataatttcagatATTTTTCCATTGGGAAACTGAATCCTAGCCAAACTGCTGGGGAACTGAAGGTTATCAGGGGAGCCTAACACATCACCTCCTCTCACTCACCACATATCTGCCTCCAGACCCAGGGGCTCATAGTTCACAATCTCAGGAGCTTtaggagagataggaagagaagttggatcaGTCCTACTTTGTAAAAGATCAACTCTAGTATAAATATCCTAACATGAAACAATGTTAAGTCAGTTTGGGCACTGACCTAACAAGACACAATTTGGGCACTTGAGTTTCTATATGCCCAAAAGAGAGGATAACGTGACAAACAGAGAAATAGGTGGTTGCAATCCAGAAGGCTTTGTGGTAAGGAAAGCCAGGCATACTTGGGTTGTAAGAGATGCTGCAGCCAGCATTCTTAGCCTCTCCCTTTGCCAGAAAAAGCAACTTATTCAACTGGGAGTCCTTAAATGTTCAACATAGTCCTCTTCCCAGAACTCAGGACCCTATCACCTCTACTACATAGTATGGCCACTTACCTACGAACTCCGGGGTTCCAAAGATGTTCTTGAATTCATTCCCTGCCTCAATTTTGTGGGCAATGCCAAAATCAATTAGCTTGATTCGAGGGTTGGGCACATTCTTATCCAGAAGCATGATGTTCTCTGGCtgtaagaaagggaagaaaatcaggGTTTAAATCCTTTGTAGGGTTTAAGGATAAATCTAGTGCAACAATTATTGTCAAATATGctccaaattagaaaaaaaatcatgagctTATGTTAGAAAGCCATCTAACCCTCCCAGAACAGACCAAGAACTGAATGGCAGCTgttgcagaaaagaaaaaactgcaTTTGAACAGTTTTACAAAAAGCAACAAACTAGAAAGGCCCAAAGcccaagatgaaagaaaagcagaaaaatggaaCAACAAATAGGGGcttaaatactcaaattaactccTCTCCataaaaggaaacaaggaaggggCTGAAGAAGCAAGAATACTGGGCAAAGCATCATTTCTAGAACTGGCCAGAATTCTCAGGGCCAGAAACAAGAGGATCATATGATTACAGACTTAAGTGTTTAGACCTTAGGGGCCATCGAGTTCAACCCATtcctcttacaaatgaggaaactgaggctgagaggttaagtgacttacccagagtcacacagcttctaCGTGCAGAGGCAGTATTCAAACCAAGGCCTTCTTTACACCAAGTTCAAGAAAGAACAGAATGGCCAGAGAAGGCTGTTCTCTATCCCTTTAAAAGTCCAAGGAAAGGTAAGGCAGGAAAGCAGGGCTCACCTTTAAGTCAAAGTGGGCAATCCGCTTGGAGTGCAGATAATGGACACCATCAAGGATCTGCTTAAGAAACTGGGTCGCCTCTTCCTCAGTTAGAGACTCCTTCTCAGCCAAGAAATCAAAGAGCTCACCCCCAGAAACCAGCTCCAAGATCAGCACTACATCTGTCTTGTTCTCAAAGATGTCATGGAGGGTAATGATGTTAGGGTGCTGGATCTCCCGAAGAATGTCCACCTCCCTCTCTATCTCCTCCCGGCTCACCCCCCGACGACTCGATGACAATCGCCTCTTCTTGATGAACTTGGCTGCATACTCCATCCCATTACTCTTCTGACGGCATTTCCGCACAATTGCAAACTGCCCACTGTACAGAGTTCAGGGAAGATGCAAGATAAGGGAAAAtatgaagggaaagagagaaaagagaaaagctcTTAGAAAAGCAGAGGTAGCCTTCTTTATTCCTCCTAGATGTCTCAGGTGAGAAGACTTGTGTTCAGACTCCATAAATGTTTCTCCCACAACAATGGACAAAGCACCCAAGACACCTGCAGATAGCTGGGATTCTTCCAGAGATACAATCTCCAATAAGGTGTGGAAGGCTACTAACTctaggaaagaatgaaaacagcAGCTGCCAGAACTAAGATAGGCCTATGATAGCATAACTCAGCTATGGGAAAAGGGCTTGAATAAGCCAATTTTGGGTTGGTCCCTGAAAATAATGATTCTATAGGATTAGGTTCAGATGTCCTCATACTCAGAACACATTCATACACTGTCACCAGATTTCCTTTGGGTAGTATATATAGAGGGTTGGATATTGTTCCCTTAATTTCCCAACTGGTGTTTATGAGGCAGTATAGCCAGAAAGTGGAAAGAAACGCAGTTGGATGACCTTCCAGGTAAGAAAATAGGTAATAAAAAAACTATGCAAATCAAAAAAACATAAAGCAGAAGTCATAAAAGAACAGGAGTGCAAAGTATTTCTTAATCAGGCCCTGATCTACCTATCTATTGTTATCTaacttccctgaaaaaaaaaccccagcttTATTGCCCTTACCAACAGCAACTACCCACTCAGTCAAGTCTTTCTCATTACTACACTGACGACACCAAGCTCATTCCAGACTCTTAGCCTCGGTTCTTCCTCAACCCCCACATGGAATGCCCCACTCACTCTTCTACCTCTCCAAAGCCTACCTACCCATTCTTTAAGGCCTCAATaaaatcccatctcctccaagaagTCTATCCTGATCATGCTAAaccattctctttcccttctccaaactcctctattttcctgaGAGTTGGTACCACACAAATTCTCATTCATTTCTGTTGTTTCCTTTAACGTTTGTCTTTCCAGTTATACTTTAAAAACAAACCCCATTAAGCCAGCCAGCAAGTATTTAGCAGCCACAAGGTCCAGAATTACACCTTACACTCCTCCTATATCTCCAACAAAAAAGCACAAAGTTGAGCTCACAGTAAGTGCTCAATATTCCTCAGCTACGTGAGAAATCCAAAAAAATCAGGCAACATAGTATTAAgtaatttgagttcaaatctcagttctaaaAAAAtgtaaccataggcaagtcacttcatttttctaaGTTTCAGTCTTCTCATTACAGATTAGACACTACCTACTTTCTAAGGCTATTTATTGTAAGGAaggtgttttataaaccttaaagtcctactTAATGTGAGCTACTATTATAAGAATTACCTTGTTACTTTCATCCTACTAACCTACATGCCTCAACTTGAGGAAATTCCAAAAGCAGAGTATGATTTTAAAGGAACAAAGAGGCCCATGCGGTGGGAAGAAACTCTTTTCAGCCGAACCCACATACAATACTcagttatttacatttttatctggtGACATCATCGGATTGGCCTATAGGCGGCACTAGGAGAGAGATGGC harbors:
- the DAPK3 gene encoding death-associated protein kinase 3, which encodes MSTFRQEDVEDHYEMGEELGSGQFAIVRKCRQKSNGMEYAAKFIKKRRLSSSRRGVSREEIEREVDILREIQHPNIITLHDIFENKTDVVLILELVSGGELFDFLAEKESLTEEEATQFLKQILDGVHYLHSKRIAHFDLKPENIMLLDKNVPNPRIKLIDFGIAHKIEAGNEFKNIFGTPEFVAPEIVNYEPLGLEADMWSIGVITYILLSGASPFLGETKQETLTNISAVNYDFDEEYFSNTSELAKDFIRRLLVKDPKKRMTIEQSLEHSWIKVIKRRNVRNEDSGKKPERRRLKTTRLKEYTIKSHSSMPPNNTYINFERFSKVLEEVAAAEEGLRELGRSKKLFREDIEVLTSIYEEKEAWYKEENESIGQDLRLLRQELHKTEALKRQAQEEAKGALLGANGLKRRFSRLENRFEALAKQVASEMRFVQDLVYAMEQEKLQDGDCSVR